From one Haloferax marinisediminis genomic stretch:
- a CDS encoding DUF7549 family protein — translation MVWVRSEHAGALAVVSTWLCALLPWNITYSSSIAGISLLFVRFPFVEIQYAWGLSQRVAVRDPLSAMTLQAGQSVAVAYQTWLLGAAAMALALLFSFGYYLREDSLEAGPVDPVRLLGGLLGVVGVVLAASSYLLATRGIPGLPLPVGVVIAFVFAGILLTVERS, via the coding sequence ATGGTCTGGGTCCGGTCTGAGCACGCAGGTGCATTGGCAGTCGTCTCGACGTGGCTCTGCGCACTTCTCCCGTGGAACATCACCTACTCGTCGAGTATCGCTGGCATCAGTCTCTTGTTCGTCAGGTTTCCGTTCGTCGAGATTCAGTACGCGTGGGGGCTCTCTCAACGTGTCGCCGTCCGCGACCCACTGTCGGCGATGACGCTTCAGGCTGGACAGTCCGTCGCAGTCGCCTATCAGACGTGGCTTCTCGGTGCGGCCGCGATGGCGCTCGCACTCCTGTTTTCGTTCGGCTACTACCTTCGCGAGGATAGTCTCGAAGCGGGACCAGTCGACCCAGTTCGACTCCTCGGGGGACTCCTCGGCGTCGTCGGCGTCGTTCTCGCTGCGTCTTCGTATCTACTGGCGACGCGAGGGATTCCGGGCCTCCCGCTTCCCGTCGGCGTCGTTATCGCGTTCGTCTTTGCCGGTATCCTGCTGACGGTCGAACGTTCCTGA